A genomic stretch from Acetomicrobium sp. S15 = DSM 107314 includes:
- the purS gene encoding phosphoribosylformylglycinamidine synthase subunit PurS, with the protein MRYRASLLIYLKEGVLDTQGRTILRSLHDLGYGEVQDVRVGKYLRITLEAADESAARRRAEAMCSDLLVNDLIEEYSLVVEEEGK; encoded by the coding sequence ATGAGATACAGAGCCAGCCTGCTAATATACCTAAAAGAGGGCGTCCTCGACACTCAGGGAAGGACAATATTGCGATCGCTTCACGATCTCGGCTACGGCGAAGTCCAGGACGTGCGCGTGGGGAAATATCTGAGGATCACCCTCGAGGCCGCCGACGAAAGCGCCGCACGCCGACGAGCGGAGGCGATGTGCAGCGATCTGTTGGTCAACGACCTCATAGAGGAATATTCTCTGGTGGTGGAGGAAGAAGGGAAATGA
- a CDS encoding ferritin family protein, with product MAEKEFDLKGALEYAIHAEIQANEFYKVWADNVTSQLTKKELLELADWEDSHRASLEKYYREITGEPFKRNPNMVVDPALQVQADEFKNYYSTLRVAAAAYLSEMKAADLYEKLQNRVTGEGAKKMFKELAEMERSHMEYALKRYNELRGELEGKLML from the coding sequence ATGGCAGAAAAGGAGTTCGACCTCAAAGGAGCACTCGAGTATGCCATCCACGCGGAGATTCAGGCCAACGAGTTCTACAAAGTTTGGGCCGACAACGTCACGAGCCAGCTCACCAAGAAAGAACTCTTGGAGTTGGCAGATTGGGAAGACAGCCACAGGGCATCTTTGGAGAAGTATTACAGGGAGATCACAGGTGAGCCTTTCAAGCGCAATCCCAACATGGTGGTGGATCCGGCTCTGCAGGTGCAGGCCGACGAGTTCAAAAACTACTACTCCACCCTCCGCGTCGCCGCGGCGGCCTATCTGTCCGAGATGAAAGCGGCCGATCTGTACGAAAAGCTCCAAAACAGAGTCACAGGAGAGGGCGCCAAGAAGATGTTCAAAGAGCTGGCAGAGATGGAGCGAAGCCATATGGAATATGCCCTCAAACGCTATAACGAATTGCGGGGGGAACTGGAAGGCAAGCTTATGCTGTGA
- a CDS encoding phosphoenolpyruvate carboxykinase (ATP), whose product MSTIGYLQDGFESVQSRIRTTVETPFYGNNVVPVATLKEAYFLAKESPGSIELTGMPVYEPEKQGLPEGANVLLLNDGAVVGRCAAARRIVGEPGVNIDEYAAKLREAVYGTRFRTLYRAEAVVGLDPDFMLKAHLLVPEGHEHILYNWLLNFQYINERYSEMYANSRPYPEGDIFVFSDPDWRHPDHPLGLAFFDPLHNCAALLGLRYFGEHKKGTLTLAWGVAVRNGFISCHGGLKRYNLPGGRSFVMAVFGLSGSGKSILTHAKHGGKYDVTILHDDAVVVHCEEKYSVALEPTYFDKTQDYPLGSEANKFIITLQNNGVTRDKEGRLYPLTVDLRNGNGRAIKSRLWSPNRVDRIDEPINAIFWLMKDPTMPPVAKMTNSSLGSAMGATLATKRTTAERLAPGVDPNALVFEPYANPFRTYPLGVDYERFKALLDGGVDCYILNTGDFMGKKVEPKHTLGIIEAIVEGKARFVPWGSFSKLQIMEIEGFAADFSDPKYKEQFVARMSDRIRFVKERETEKGGFDKLPPEALDVLEEVLREAG is encoded by the coding sequence GTGTCCACCATTGGATATCTCCAGGACGGTTTCGAATCTGTGCAGTCGAGGATCCGCACGACCGTAGAAACGCCCTTCTACGGCAACAACGTCGTGCCGGTGGCGACGTTAAAGGAAGCTTATTTTTTGGCCAAGGAAAGCCCTGGGAGCATAGAGCTCACCGGCATGCCTGTGTACGAGCCGGAGAAGCAGGGGTTGCCGGAAGGGGCTAACGTGCTGCTCCTCAATGACGGGGCCGTGGTGGGGCGCTGCGCCGCCGCGCGCAGGATAGTGGGCGAGCCGGGCGTCAACATCGATGAGTACGCTGCCAAACTGCGCGAGGCAGTTTACGGCACCCGCTTTCGCACGCTCTATCGCGCCGAGGCCGTGGTGGGGTTGGACCCGGACTTCATGCTGAAGGCACACCTTTTGGTCCCCGAAGGGCACGAACATATCCTCTACAACTGGCTCCTCAATTTTCAATATATAAATGAGCGCTACAGCGAGATGTATGCCAATTCCAGGCCTTATCCGGAGGGCGACATCTTCGTCTTCTCCGATCCGGATTGGCGTCATCCGGATCACCCCCTTGGCTTGGCCTTCTTCGACCCCCTACACAACTGCGCAGCGCTTTTGGGCTTGAGGTATTTCGGCGAACACAAGAAGGGGACGCTCACGTTGGCGTGGGGAGTTGCCGTCAGGAACGGATTCATCTCCTGCCACGGGGGGTTGAAGCGCTACAACCTGCCCGGGGGCAGGAGCTTCGTCATGGCCGTGTTCGGGCTTTCGGGCTCGGGGAAATCTATACTCACCCATGCCAAGCACGGCGGCAAGTATGATGTGACGATCTTGCACGACGATGCCGTCGTCGTTCACTGCGAAGAAAAATATTCGGTAGCGTTGGAACCCACTTATTTCGACAAAACTCAAGATTATCCTTTGGGCAGCGAAGCTAACAAGTTCATCATTACTTTGCAGAACAATGGCGTGACAAGAGATAAAGAGGGGAGGCTCTATCCTCTCACCGTAGATTTGAGAAACGGCAACGGCAGGGCGATAAAGTCGAGGTTGTGGTCGCCGAACAGGGTCGATCGGATAGACGAGCCTATAAATGCCATCTTTTGGCTGATGAAAGACCCAACGATGCCGCCGGTCGCGAAGATGACGAACTCCTCTCTGGGCTCAGCCATGGGGGCGACGCTCGCTACGAAGAGGACCACCGCCGAGAGGCTCGCCCCGGGAGTCGATCCGAATGCCCTCGTATTCGAGCCCTACGCCAACCCTTTCAGGACCTATCCGTTAGGGGTGGACTACGAGCGGTTCAAGGCCCTCTTGGACGGCGGCGTGGATTGCTACATCCTAAATACCGGCGACTTCATGGGCAAGAAAGTGGAACCCAAGCATACCCTGGGGATCATAGAGGCGATTGTGGAGGGTAAAGCTCGCTTTGTGCCGTGGGGGAGTTTCTCCAAGCTTCAGATCATGGAGATCGAAGGCTTTGCTGCTGATTTCAGCGATCCGAAGTATAAGGAGCAATTCGTGGCGCGCATGAGCGACAGGATTAGGTTCGTAAAGGAGAGGGAGACGGAAAAGGGCGGCTTTGACAAGCTTCCGCCTGAAGCTCTCGACGTTTTGGAAGAGGTTCTTCGTGAGGCAGGTTAG
- a CDS encoding stage V sporulation protein S — protein sequence MEVLKVSATSHPKSVAGAIAAVLREKGAVEVQAVGAGAVNQAVKAIAIARGYVAPNGIDLVCVPAFAKIEIDGEERTAIKFQLESR from the coding sequence ATGGAGGTACTTAAGGTCTCAGCAACTTCACATCCTAAGTCGGTCGCTGGAGCTATTGCCGCTGTCCTTCGTGAAAAGGGGGCCGTTGAGGTCCAGGCGGTTGGGGCGGGAGCAGTGAATCAGGCGGTCAAGGCGATTGCAATCGCAAGGGGCTACGTAGCGCCGAATGGCATAGACCTCGTCTGTGTCCCTGCCTTTGCCAAAATCGAGATCGATGGCGAGGAGCGCACGGCGATTAAGTTTCAGCTTGAATCGCGTTAG
- a CDS encoding glycerol-3-phosphate acyltransferase has translation MAFVAMAVSYLIGAMPWSAIVAYLFARVDLRSAGTHNVGAANAWISAGPVAGCLAAIGDSAKGALAIILAQVLGLSQPWWPLCAWCAIVGHSWSCFLGFRGGIGAAAAAGAFLYLLPLESAAVGLLVATWWLTFGGAFLLGLASLWPIAIVVALSRGSLTPGAASGVMWLAGWVFARGLNHLKYDVKTFGAALGSGEVRRKLYRYSGLFFPCLVYPIFGMTALRWIFFLGAAAAWVLEISRRRWVRLNDLLCALFRPVGRKGEAHGISSTSYYFLGGAIAVAFPEPFGPVALVMATLADAWAALCGRRWGRHAWFKGKTVEGSASCLLAAFASGLVYSALSPFFIPWYVILGGAVMVALGEALFIGEIDNLFLAPAAAFALWYYGKWLIYGI, from the coding sequence GTGGCCTTTGTTGCAATGGCAGTTAGCTACTTGATCGGAGCAATGCCGTGGAGCGCCATCGTAGCATATCTCTTCGCGAGAGTAGATTTGCGAAGCGCCGGGACGCACAACGTAGGCGCTGCCAACGCCTGGATTTCTGCAGGGCCGGTGGCGGGCTGTCTTGCGGCGATCGGCGATTCCGCTAAGGGCGCACTCGCTATCATTTTAGCTCAAGTCCTGGGGCTTTCCCAGCCGTGGTGGCCTCTGTGCGCCTGGTGCGCTATAGTTGGACATTCCTGGTCCTGTTTTTTGGGATTCAGAGGCGGTATAGGGGCTGCGGCCGCCGCGGGGGCTTTCTTATATCTTTTGCCCTTGGAAAGCGCCGCCGTCGGCCTGCTTGTCGCTACGTGGTGGCTCACCTTCGGCGGTGCGTTTCTTTTGGGGTTGGCCTCTCTGTGGCCGATAGCGATCGTGGTGGCTTTATCCAGGGGGAGTTTGACGCCGGGTGCGGCCTCAGGCGTTATGTGGCTTGCCGGCTGGGTGTTTGCGAGGGGATTGAACCACCTGAAATACGACGTCAAAACTTTCGGGGCAGCCTTAGGGAGCGGCGAAGTGCGCCGCAAGCTTTACCGCTATTCGGGCTTGTTCTTTCCGTGCCTGGTCTATCCCATATTCGGCATGACTGCCTTGCGGTGGATCTTCTTCTTGGGAGCCGCCGCGGCTTGGGTTTTGGAGATATCTCGTCGGCGTTGGGTTCGTCTCAACGATCTTCTCTGCGCTCTCTTCAGACCCGTGGGTAGGAAAGGTGAGGCCCACGGCATTTCGAGCACCAGCTATTACTTTCTGGGCGGGGCGATCGCTGTCGCTTTTCCGGAGCCTTTCGGCCCTGTGGCGCTGGTTATGGCCACCTTGGCCGATGCATGGGCGGCCCTGTGCGGACGCCGCTGGGGTAGGCATGCCTGGTTTAAGGGGAAGACCGTCGAGGGGAGCGCATCTTGCCTTCTGGCCGCCTTCGCCTCCGGCCTCGTATATTCGGCCCTTTCGCCCTTTTTTATCCCTTGGTATGTCATATTGGGCGGCGCTGTAATGGTCGCGCTCGGAGAGGCCCTCTTCATCGGGGAGATCGACAATCTCTTTCTGGCTCCAGCGGCGGCCTTTGCGTTGTGGTATTATGGGAAATGGTTAATTTATGGCATATAG
- the purC gene encoding phosphoribosylaminoimidazolesuccinocarboxamide synthase, producing MTKGELLYEGKAKKLYATDDPALCIMEYKDELTAFNALKKATMAGKGKLNNLVSSKIFEHLSALGFPTHFIRRLDELNQLVKRVTIVPLELVVRNLTTGSICKRLGVQEGMRLPRPLVEFYLKNDALGDPLVLEDHALLFGWATEEELKQMKKLALDVNKALSELFEKLNIFLVDFKLEFGKDRDGNLVIADEVSPDTCRLWDRTSGDRLDKDRFRKDMGNVLEAYEEIWRRLEEMKA from the coding sequence ATGACGAAGGGGGAACTTCTTTACGAAGGGAAAGCCAAGAAGCTCTATGCTACGGATGACCCTGCGCTGTGCATAATGGAATACAAAGACGAGCTCACCGCCTTCAACGCGCTGAAGAAAGCCACCATGGCGGGAAAGGGAAAGCTCAACAACCTCGTAAGCTCCAAAATATTTGAGCATCTGAGCGCTTTGGGCTTCCCCACCCATTTCATCCGCCGGCTGGACGAGCTGAACCAGCTGGTCAAAAGGGTCACTATCGTGCCGTTGGAGTTGGTGGTTAGAAACCTGACCACGGGCTCCATATGCAAACGGCTGGGCGTCCAAGAGGGGATGCGGCTGCCACGGCCTCTTGTTGAGTTCTACCTCAAAAACGATGCCTTGGGCGATCCGCTGGTGCTCGAAGATCACGCGCTCCTCTTCGGATGGGCCACGGAAGAGGAGCTCAAGCAAATGAAAAAGCTGGCCCTCGACGTGAATAAGGCATTGTCGGAGCTATTCGAAAAGCTGAACATATTCCTGGTAGATTTCAAGTTGGAGTTCGGCAAGGACAGAGACGGCAACCTCGTCATCGCCGACGAGGTATCGCCGGATACATGCAGGCTTTGGGATCGCACCTCCGGTGACCGCTTGGACAAGGATCGCTTCCGCAAGGACATGGGCAACGTCTTAGAGGCCTACGAAGAGATCTGGCGTCGCCTCGAAGAAATGAAGGCATAG
- the purQ gene encoding phosphoribosylformylglycinamidine synthase subunit PurQ, whose product MKVAVVVFPGSNCDADVAHAVEVTIGASVEMVWHASESLPAGTDLVILPGGFSYGDYLRCGAMAARSSIMKGVKRFASSGGLVLGICNGFQILTEAKMLRGVFLPNRTLSFICRPCTLRVERDDTPFTLRYKIGQVVHFPIAHHEGLYYLDKDELDALEKRRQVVFRYATPTGEATDEANPNGALNNIAGMVNEGGNVLGLIPHPERASEPVLGSVDGALMWQSISEWIKGGGAH is encoded by the coding sequence ATGAAGGTCGCTGTGGTCGTCTTTCCCGGGAGCAATTGCGATGCCGATGTGGCTCATGCCGTCGAGGTCACGATCGGGGCATCCGTCGAAATGGTATGGCATGCGAGCGAATCCCTACCTGCCGGGACAGACCTCGTGATATTGCCCGGCGGCTTCAGCTACGGCGACTACCTGCGGTGCGGAGCTATGGCGGCTAGATCGTCGATAATGAAGGGCGTAAAGCGCTTCGCCTCTTCGGGGGGCTTGGTCTTGGGCATATGCAACGGCTTTCAGATCTTGACGGAGGCCAAAATGCTGCGAGGTGTATTCCTGCCTAACCGCACGCTGTCGTTTATATGCAGGCCCTGCACGCTCAGGGTTGAGCGCGACGACACGCCTTTCACGCTGCGCTACAAGATCGGCCAGGTGGTGCACTTCCCCATAGCCCATCATGAAGGCTTGTATTATCTGGACAAAGATGAGCTGGACGCCTTGGAGAAAAGGCGCCAGGTGGTATTCAGATATGCCACGCCGACCGGCGAGGCGACCGACGAGGCAAACCCGAACGGAGCGCTCAACAACATAGCCGGCATGGTGAACGAGGGCGGCAACGTGCTCGGGCTGATCCCGCACCCCGAAAGAGCGAGCGAGCCCGTCCTCGGCTCCGTAGATGGCGCGCTCATGTGGCAATCCATAAGCGAATGGATCAAAGGAGGTGGTGCACATTGA
- the hisS gene encoding histidine--tRNA ligase, which produces MVAIKAPRGVRDILPDESWKWAYVLEVASEVADLFGYREVHLPIFEDTALFARGIGDTTDVVEKEMYTFTDRSGRSLTLRPEATASMVRCYLEHGMQREKQPAKLWCSGPMFRYERPQKGRYRQFWQLDFEAIGVQDPMVDVEIVALSLELFRRLGLSNLEVMVNSVGCPRCRPTYREELKAYLAPHLDELCDSCRARFDRNPLRILDCKEEGCIEITQGAPDVVEHLCEECRSHFDQFLNGLEAIGASYRLNKRLVRGLDYYTKTAFEVTSGKLGAQNAVCGGGRYDHLAEAIGGSFTPGVGFAAGIERVILSMEEEGASFGERPSIDAFVVTAEASARPKAVSFLHELRRNGLRCDMDYAGKGMRSQLKAASSSGARFACILGSEELSRGAVAVKDLSSGKQQEFPLEKAAERIKAVLKEQAGG; this is translated from the coding sequence ATGGTCGCCATAAAGGCACCGAGAGGCGTTCGTGATATCCTCCCTGACGAGTCGTGGAAATGGGCTTACGTCCTCGAGGTGGCATCTGAAGTGGCAGACCTCTTTGGCTACCGCGAGGTTCATCTTCCTATTTTTGAAGATACTGCCCTATTCGCCAGGGGTATAGGGGATACAACTGACGTCGTCGAGAAAGAGATGTATACGTTCACCGATCGCTCTGGGCGAAGCTTGACGCTTCGCCCAGAGGCAACGGCTTCTATGGTGCGCTGCTACCTCGAGCACGGCATGCAGCGCGAAAAACAGCCGGCCAAGCTTTGGTGCTCAGGCCCGATGTTTAGATACGAGCGGCCCCAAAAGGGGCGATATCGCCAGTTCTGGCAGCTCGATTTCGAGGCGATCGGTGTCCAGGATCCGATGGTGGATGTGGAGATCGTGGCGCTGTCCCTCGAGCTCTTCCGCAGGCTCGGTCTTTCAAATCTCGAGGTGATGGTCAACTCCGTAGGTTGTCCGCGCTGTCGGCCGACCTACAGGGAGGAGCTGAAGGCCTACCTTGCGCCGCACTTGGACGAGCTTTGCGACAGTTGTCGGGCCAGGTTCGATAGGAACCCGCTTCGAATACTCGACTGCAAAGAGGAAGGGTGCATAGAGATCACACAAGGAGCTCCCGATGTAGTGGAGCACCTGTGCGAGGAGTGTCGTTCCCACTTCGACCAGTTCCTCAACGGACTTGAGGCCATAGGGGCTTCGTATAGGTTGAACAAGAGGCTGGTCCGGGGCCTCGACTACTACACGAAGACGGCCTTCGAGGTGACGTCGGGCAAATTGGGAGCTCAGAACGCCGTCTGCGGCGGCGGTCGGTACGATCACCTCGCTGAGGCAATAGGCGGATCTTTTACGCCGGGCGTCGGGTTTGCCGCCGGCATAGAGCGCGTAATCCTCTCGATGGAAGAGGAGGGGGCTTCTTTTGGCGAGAGGCCGTCCATCGACGCCTTCGTCGTAACGGCAGAAGCTTCGGCGCGCCCTAAAGCGGTCTCCTTCCTCCACGAACTTCGCCGCAACGGGTTGCGGTGCGATATGGATTACGCGGGCAAGGGTATGCGGAGCCAGCTCAAGGCTGCCTCTTCGAGCGGCGCGCGTTTTGCCTGTATATTAGGGAGCGAGGAGCTCTCTCGCGGCGCGGTAGCTGTCAAAGATTTAAGCAGTGGAAAGCAGCAAGAATTTCCTTTGGAGAAAGCGGCAGAGAGGATAAAGGCCGTCTTGAAAGAGCAAGCTGGAGGCTAA
- a CDS encoding MFS transporter: protein MKGLFYGWKLVIATIVILFVAYGIRGSFGLFVRPLCAEFSSSRGAFSFAFTLSLITYGISSPLIGRLTDKFSPRLSVSIGGALIGLSMFLLSTATSLRHFYIYYGIIFGIGLSGIWPSCTSTINRFFVRKRGLANGIASSGISLGYFMTLGAAYSIEFLGWRQTFVVMGFLSFLCVALLGAIFMRRDPESMGLLPDGETEALNAPLNGQTGALRGLAPIEAIKKAEFWLVAALFSFTVAATYMLIIYLVPFVEDMGLGRRSEAAAALSLLGLISIAGRLGGGWLADRVGKLKALTVSSVTVIVSLISLIFVRDIRALYLIIVLFSFGYGIYPPLIGPLVADYCGRKNLSTIYGMINIFIALAEGLGPLFAGVIYDLTKSYFFTFLSGVFLEVLALGVIFILQRRPKMESWD from the coding sequence TTGAAGGGTCTATTCTACGGCTGGAAACTGGTTATCGCGACCATAGTGATCCTCTTTGTAGCTTACGGCATCAGGGGCTCCTTCGGCCTCTTTGTGCGCCCTCTTTGTGCCGAGTTTTCCTCTTCCAGAGGAGCCTTTTCTTTCGCCTTCACTCTGAGTTTGATCACCTACGGTATATCTTCCCCGCTAATTGGCAGGCTCACGGACAAATTTTCGCCGCGCCTTTCCGTGTCGATCGGCGGAGCGCTCATTGGGCTTTCTATGTTTCTCCTTTCTACCGCCACTTCACTGCGTCACTTTTATATCTATTACGGCATCATCTTCGGAATCGGTTTGAGCGGCATCTGGCCTTCGTGCACCTCTACGATCAACAGATTTTTCGTAAGGAAGCGCGGCTTGGCCAACGGCATTGCTTCTTCGGGAATAAGCTTGGGTTACTTTATGACTTTAGGTGCCGCTTATAGTATCGAGTTTTTGGGGTGGAGACAGACTTTCGTAGTCATGGGGTTTTTGAGTTTTTTGTGCGTTGCTCTGCTCGGAGCTATCTTTATGCGAAGGGATCCCGAATCCATGGGCTTGCTTCCGGACGGGGAAACGGAAGCCTTAAATGCTCCGTTAAATGGGCAAACGGGCGCCTTGCGCGGCTTGGCCCCGATTGAGGCTATAAAAAAGGCTGAATTTTGGCTCGTGGCAGCTTTGTTTTCTTTCACGGTGGCGGCTACCTATATGTTAATAATTTACTTGGTGCCCTTTGTGGAGGATATGGGTTTAGGAAGAAGAAGCGAAGCGGCGGCGGCCCTGAGCTTGCTCGGTCTAATCAGCATAGCAGGGAGGTTAGGCGGAGGCTGGCTTGCAGATAGAGTTGGTAAGCTCAAAGCCTTGACGGTTTCTTCGGTTACGGTAATAGTCTCTTTGATTTCTTTGATATTCGTGCGGGACATCCGCGCCTTATATCTGATAATAGTGCTGTTCAGCTTCGGCTACGGCATATACCCGCCCCTTATCGGCCCGTTGGTGGCGGATTATTGCGGAAGGAAGAATCTTTCCACGATCTACGGCATGATCAATATCTTCATCGCTTTGGCTGAGGGTTTAGGGCCGCTGTTTGCAGGAGTGATCTATGATCTTACTAAGAGTTATTTCTTTACCTTTTTGTCAGGAGTTTTTTTAGAAGTATTGGCGCTTGGCGTCATTTTTATCCTTCAAAGAAGGCCTAAGATGGAGAGTTGGGATTAG
- a CDS encoding ASKHA domain-containing protein, producing the protein MDGERDVLIRIISAPKGDNSEISVKEGMSLLEALREAGFSLYAPCGGNGSCGKCQIRAEGKLSPPDEVETKLIGQKGLDLGRRLACRAKALGDVTVYFSFEDTSKPKAQVDISRVEVNSDIWKTKLLIDWKDLGGAADAAESLCRAATSASGKAPTAINEEALKAVSSAWEPGKSIACAAILCDEEIIAIEQKESGIYGVACDIGTTTIACYLLDLATGDELGTSSGMNPQAPFGSDVISRISRAADDPKALEAMTAAVRLKVSTLIEEAARSVDIPPESIYDLLLVGNSCMHHLFFGLRPIYLSRKPFIPAVRDSKAHRAKDLGIPVAPDARVRFLPLIASFVGSDMLALLYLIESSFDGKSRLVMDLGTNGEIGLMHDGKIFVTSTAAGPAFEGGRISCGMRATDGAIGGARLAGGDIELDVIGGSAPKGLCGSGLLDVVAALLRAGAIDSTGRILPRESVPYRAIASRIEGDGRERRVFLASGEGKRLCLTQNDVRELQLAKAAIRAASEILLERAGLKWQDVEECLLSGAFGSFLSPQSAIAVGMMPAELEGHAIPIGNGAGEGCKRILLGGKKAWDAVRILREKIRHIPLEGYPEFEKRFFQYMPFKEK; encoded by the coding sequence CTGGACGGAGAAAGAGATGTTCTGATCCGCATAATATCGGCCCCCAAGGGGGACAACTCTGAAATCAGCGTTAAGGAAGGGATGTCGCTGCTCGAGGCCCTGCGGGAAGCCGGTTTTTCGCTCTACGCCCCCTGCGGGGGAAACGGCAGCTGCGGCAAATGTCAGATCAGAGCCGAGGGAAAGCTCTCGCCTCCCGATGAAGTCGAGACGAAACTCATCGGGCAAAAGGGATTGGATCTCGGCCGGCGTTTGGCTTGCCGCGCCAAAGCGCTCGGCGATGTTACCGTATATTTTTCCTTCGAAGATACGTCAAAGCCGAAAGCTCAGGTAGACATATCTCGTGTTGAGGTTAACAGCGACATATGGAAAACGAAGTTGCTCATAGATTGGAAGGATCTGGGCGGCGCGGCCGATGCAGCAGAGTCGCTATGCCGGGCTGCAACCTCCGCCTCGGGCAAAGCCCCAACCGCCATAAACGAAGAAGCCCTCAAGGCTGTCTCGAGCGCGTGGGAACCAGGCAAATCCATAGCCTGCGCGGCGATATTGTGCGACGAGGAGATAATAGCGATCGAGCAAAAGGAAAGCGGCATATACGGCGTGGCGTGCGATATCGGGACCACAACGATAGCCTGCTATCTCCTCGATCTCGCCACAGGTGACGAATTGGGCACATCCTCCGGGATGAACCCTCAAGCTCCGTTCGGATCCGACGTGATCTCTCGGATCTCCCGCGCCGCAGACGATCCTAAAGCGTTAGAGGCAATGACGGCCGCAGTCAGGCTGAAGGTGAGCACCCTTATCGAAGAGGCCGCCCGCAGCGTCGACATACCGCCGGAGAGCATCTACGACCTGTTGCTGGTGGGCAACAGCTGCATGCATCACCTCTTCTTCGGCCTGCGCCCCATATATTTGAGCCGCAAACCCTTCATACCCGCTGTGCGCGATTCAAAAGCGCATCGCGCGAAGGATTTGGGCATCCCGGTAGCCCCCGACGCCAGAGTGCGATTTCTTCCGTTGATAGCCAGCTTTGTGGGCTCGGACATGCTGGCGCTCCTCTACCTGATAGAAAGCTCCTTCGACGGAAAGAGTCGCCTCGTGATGGACCTCGGCACGAACGGCGAGATAGGACTCATGCACGATGGAAAGATTTTCGTGACGTCCACAGCCGCGGGCCCGGCCTTCGAAGGGGGGCGCATCTCCTGCGGTATGAGGGCCACCGATGGGGCCATAGGGGGGGCACGACTTGCGGGAGGCGACATCGAGCTCGACGTCATAGGAGGCTCGGCTCCCAAGGGATTGTGCGGCTCGGGCCTTCTTGACGTAGTGGCGGCACTTCTCCGCGCCGGAGCCATCGACAGCACGGGCCGCATACTGCCGCGCGAGTCGGTGCCGTATCGGGCAATCGCGTCGCGCATCGAAGGGGATGGCAGAGAGAGACGCGTATTTCTGGCATCGGGCGAAGGTAAAAGGCTCTGCTTGACCCAAAACGACGTGCGCGAACTTCAGCTCGCCAAGGCGGCGATCAGGGCCGCTTCTGAAATACTCTTGGAAAGGGCGGGGCTGAAATGGCAAGACGTGGAAGAATGCCTGCTTTCGGGCGCCTTCGGGAGCTTTCTGTCGCCGCAGTCGGCCATAGCCGTCGGCATGATGCCCGCAGAGCTTGAAGGGCACGCCATACCAATAGGGAACGGGGCCGGAGAAGGGTGCAAAAGAATATTATTGGGCGGCAAAAAGGCTTGGGACGCAGTTCGCATATTAAGAGAGAAAATAAGGCATATCCCCTTAGAAGGCTATCCGGAATTTGAAAAACGCTTCTTTCAATATATGCCATTTAAAGAAAAATGA